A genomic segment from Necator americanus strain Aroian chromosome III, whole genome shotgun sequence encodes:
- a CDS encoding hypothetical protein (NECATOR_CHRIII.G13237.T1): protein MHGDWPDQMKIKLEVLWNDQVPSVLLISLVVHPHAITTPGNFDFQVAQVAALEATRWTVAVRIEEGPSRTATRNGASEDPLSWRFTAF from the exons ATGCATGGAGATTGGCCCGATCAGATGAAGATCAAG ttagAAGTTCTTTGGAATGACCAGGTGCCCAGTGTCTTATTGATTTCTCTAGTAGTTCATCCACATGCAATCACTACGCCAGGAAATTTCGACTTCCAAG TTGCGCAAGtggcagcgctcgaagcgacgcggtggaccgtagcggttaggatcgaggagggaccatcgcgaactgcaacgaggAACGGTGCTAGCGAGGATCCTCTCTCGTGGCGCTTCACggcgttttga